The DNA window ATGTAGAGGCGCTGCTTGATCGGCGGTTCCAGCGTGGCGTCCTCGAAGCGGCGTGCGAGTGCCGCCGCCGCGATCGGGCGCACCAGCCGCTCGGCCTGCAGGTAGGTCAGCACGGCGGTGACGAAGCAGGCCATGGAGGTCGCGACGAAAATGACCACCGCGAAGCGCCCGCTTGTGCGCGCGGTGAGCGCGGTGAGGATCGTGATGCCAATCAGCCACACCGCCACCACGATCAGTGTCTGGAGAACAGGCAGGCGCAGCACCAGCCGTCGCACCATGTTCGGGTCGTGGTCTTGCGGCCGATGCTGCCATTCCAGCACAGGCCGGAAGAGGAAGAAGGTGACCACCATCCCGAACACCACGGCAAAGGCAACATAGGCCAGCCCAATCAGCCCAAGCGTGGAGCTGTCCAGCGCCAGCTGCTCGGTCTCCGGCATGGGGATGAAGAAACGGATGAACGCCATGATGGCGGCGGCACCAAGCAGGTTGGTTCCCAGCACGCTTGCGGCGTAGAGGGGCCAGGAGGTCCCCCACACCCAACGCAAGCCGTGCCAGAATCTGTTCATGGTGTATTACCTTAGCGAACGAGTACGCTAGGGCGCTGTGAACCTGCCCCAGTTTCGAAGTGTTGCCGAGCGCCTCGCGGATGCGCCCAATGTCCGCGAGGTCATCCTCGCCGCGGCCAGCGCGGCAAGGGAGCAATTGCTTATCGACGGCACCCGCCAGGACTACGCCATGACCCACTCCTGGCTCTTTACCGGCCCACCCGGCTCGGGCCGTTCGCAGGCCGTGCTGGCCTTCGCCGCCGCGCTCGTATGCACGGACCCAAACGAGGTTGGGTGCGGGCGGTGTAAGGGCTGCCGTGACGCGCTCGCGGGCCAGCACACCGACATCGTGCACGTGGTGCCGAAGGAGCTGATTATTAAGACGGAGTACATCCGCGAGATCGTCGCCCAGGCGGCTCGGATGCCCACTGTTGCCCCGTACCGCGTCCTGATCATCGAAAACGCGGACCGCCTCCACCCGGCCGCCGCGGACGCCCTGCTGAAGACGGTGGAGGAGCCACCCGAGCGCACCGTGATCATCCTGCTCGCGCCGTCGACAGACCCGGAAGACTTCTCCCAGACGCTGCGCTCGCGCTGCCGACACCTCTATATCCCTTCGCCGTCCGAGGCGGAGCTGGTGCACATCCTCATGCAGGAGGAGGGCGCCACCGAGCACGACGCGCGCCTGGCCGCGGCGACCTCGCTGCGCCACGTCGGCCGCGCGCGCCTCTTGGTGCGCAGCCCCGAGATCCAGCAGCGCCGCGCGCAGGCCATCAACATGGCCGAGCTGATTTTCCAGGGTGCCTACGCCTTCCAGGCGGTCGGCTCGCTGATCAAGGCGACCGAGAAGGAAGCAGTGGACTCGTACGCCGAGGAAGACGCCGCGGAGCGCGCCAAACTTGAGCAGGCCCTCGGCATGGGCGCGAAGGGCAAGGGCGCGGCGAAGGCGCTGCGCGGGGCGGCGAGTTCCCTCAAGGAGCTGGAGGCTCGGCAGAAGGCGCGCAGCACTCGCCGCAAGCGCGACGTCTTCGACCTGGTGTTGGTGGATCTTGCCGGCGTATACCGCGATGCGCTGGTGGTGCAGTCGGGTGCCGACGTCCCGCTGACCCACCCCGATTTCGAACCGCTCGCCCGCGAGCTCGCCGAACGCGTCCCTGCCTCCGACCTGGTCGCCTGCCTTGACGCGATCGCCCAGTGCCGTGCGCGCCTGCACCAGTCGGTGACGCCGGCCGTGGCGTTCAACGGCATGATCGGGCACCTGCGCGTCGCCTGCGGCGTGCGCTGACCTGCCGGTTTATCGTTTAGTGGTTTCTGCACTACAATCGTTTTCCGGTACAGCGTCGCTATGCGTGTTGTCCGGCCGCCTTAGCTCAGTCGGCAGAGCGTTTCACTCGTAATGAAAAGGTCGCGAGTTCGATTCTCGCAGGCGGCTCCACCAAAACCCCAGCTAGACAGTAGTTTTAGCTGGGGTTTCGTCGTCGGCTCGGCGCGTCGAGTTGCCGCAGGCTGTGGTGGCCACCCCTAAAAGAACTCAGAGAAATATGGTCTATTTGGCTCTTGGCGCAGTGGTCGCGCTCTTCATCTCGTTATGCATCATGGCACTGGGGTACCTAGTCCATCTTTCAGCTAAGCGAAAGGTGCTTTCTCCATACCGTTTCTTAGTCGTGATGGTTGTGCTAGCACCCGTTTTTCTGATCTACGACATACTCAGCGATGAGATGTGTAGCGGCCTTTTCAATTACGCGGTCAGCGGTTACTTAATTACCGCAGTCATCATCAGTTCTCTGTGGCGCATCATCGCGGATGGCTCCAGTGAAGCGCCGGAATAGGAATAGGAGCGACTCCTGGGCAAGAGAACGTTTCCTCTTTTCCAGCTTCAACAATGTCAAGAGACCGCCTGCGGTACCGGATATACGGAACTACGATGTGGCCATGACAGTCTCGGTTGAATGCGTCGTGGACTCAATGTTCACAGCTTTTTCATCCCCCATTCCCATCCCCCACGATCAGCATCAGGAGAGGGGGGAGCGTAGCAATGGGAAATCTTTGAAGCGTGAAAGTAGTCCGTGAACGGCTTTTGCTCAAGATGCACACATTCCTCAGAGTCCCATTCGAACGATGCCAATTCATGCCAGACCTCAAATTGTAGCCGCAAACAATGCAGATCCTTAAGGCCAAAAAAGCTGCATAGCTCTGAAATCGTAAATTCCGCAACGACTTCATCTTTGTACAGCTTAATCCGAACAACATGATGGTCAACGTCTACCGGTTCGCCACCCTCTAGGTTCCAGAGTGGGGTTTTTAACAATTTCATTAGAGTCTCCTTAATTAGACTCCCCTGTAAAGTCTCCCTGGCACCGTTCCAAGTTAAAGGAATGAGGATGGTGGTGCCATGTTATATCCAGCGCAACCTCTTGTGGCCAACACACTTCACTCACGTTCCCTTTCAATTAGGGTACGGCCCAGAGTTACATGTGATGTGCTGGCATTAATGAAACACGGCGAGTAGGAAGTCTAATTCAACCCCAACTTCTGCGGCCCGAGAATTTGGCTATCTCTCTGTTCGCACTATTTATTCTTCATTTTCCACGACTTGCAATGCGTTTTGCAGACCATCGATAAGCTGGTAAGAGCGCAGTCCGTGAATGGCTAAAGTTACTAATAGGAGAACAAAGCGCGCAACACCCTTACAACGAATATGGTCGTTAATGGCCAGATGTCTCAATTCTCTAGGAGCTATTATGAGGAAAACTGCTAGTGCACTTTTTGCGTTTTAACCATCATTTCACTCATTTCGCCCGCTCAGGCCAGCACGTTCGGACAGACACCCACGGTATCCTACGCAGTCGATTTGAATGATCCGCAGGAACAGGAACATGTCAATCCATATGGATTGTTTCCGCAGCCATTCAGATTCAAATCTCGTTCCGACGACTTAAGTGACAAAATGTGTGCTTTTCTCGGCGTGTCGACTTAAGTGACAAAATGTGTGCTTTTTCAGGGGGCCGGGATGGGGGGTAGGGGTGTTGTGCTGGGGTTATGAGCGTCCTGCCCAGCCGTGTCGGATGGCCCAGGAGGGGTTGAAGTCGGTGTCGATGCCGGTGTCGTAGACTTTCGGCCGGCCGTCGGGTGAGTTGGCTTGGTCGCGTTCACGCATGTGTGCCTGGCGGGCGTGTGCGTAGCCTGCGTGGCCGAAGTCTTGCTCGATTGCTAGCGCCAGCGGGTCATCGTGGTGTTGGGTGTGCAGGTAGAGCCACCAGTCCATGATGATTCGTTGGTGTTCGTCAAATGCGCCGCGGTGGGCTCGGGCAAGGTGTTTCAGCTGTGCGTTCACGCCGCCTTCCAGGCTGTTTGTGGTGGTCTTCAACTCGGTTGTGGTGCGGTGTGGTGGGTTGAGCCAGACGAAGAGGTGGCCTTGTTGGTAGAGGCGCTCGAACCGGCGGTAGGCTCTGCGGGCTCTGGGATGGGTGTACCACCATTGCTGGTTGTCGCGGATGCGTTTTGGGATCTCCTCTGGGGCGACTTGGTTGCGGTAGGTGCGGTCTTTGAGCCAGTCACCGTAGAGGTCATGGAAGCGGTTGAGGCGAAGTGCCCAGTCAATTGCCTGATCGCGGGTGGTGATGTGGGTCAGCTGGTTGCCGAGGCGAAGCAGTGCTTTGTGGGCGGTAAGTGTTGGTTGGCGTGTGGTGTCTTTGATGGTGTCGCGGCGTACGTGGACGAGGCAGCGTTGGATAGCAGCGTTTGGCCAGCATTGTTTGATGGCTTTGTGGGCGCCACCGGAGCCGTCTGTAGTCACGACTAGGGGTTCGGCGATCAGGTCGAAGAGTTTGGCGTAGTCGTAGGCGGTTTCTCGTGTGCACCAGTGCCAGGCGACGACGTGCTCGCTGGTTGCAGCGACAAGCAGGCATTTCTTGTGGAAGTAGGTCCCGTCGATAAAGAGCTGGTCGTAGACGCGGTACGGGTCTGGTTTGCACGGGACAATGATGAACCAGAAGTAGGTGAACCAGCGGATCAGTGTGCGCCTGGAGACGTTGTGTGCAGCAGCTACAGCGTCGAGGGGGCGTTGGCCGGTGATCCAATCGATGAAGACGGAAAACCGATATGCGCTGGTCTTGGCCGTGTTGGGGTTGGTGAAGGTGTGCCCGCAGTGTGTGCAGCGCCATCGCTGTGTTCCGCTGGAGGTGGTGCCCATTTTTGTGGCGGTGTGCTCGCATGCCGGGCATAGGGGCCTGTTGTGTTTTCTCTTTCTGTGTTGAGTTGGCATGCAGCTGGTTTAACAGCCTGCTGCCATAGCACATCCAACGCCTGAAGTGGTGGACCTTCCGGTCTACGGCCGGGAATCCCGATTCAACGAGCACTGTCCCGCCGTAGGCCCAGGCAGGACCGGGAATCCATATCCAAAAAAGCACACATTATGTCGCTTAACCCGTTCCGACCGCCCGCATATTTCTACATCTGAAGGACCTAGGGCTGCCAGTGTCCACGGATGGTGGGATCAGGTTTCTGGCCCCGCAAGAACTGCTACGGTACGTATTGAGCTTTGGGTGAAAGGACCCCATGACCAGGGGTTCCGAAAGGTAGGGACCGGTACCAAAAATTCTATTCCTGGTGGGGGCGGTCGCGGAAATAGGGCTACCGCACGTGCTGTCTGCAAGAACCACGATCAAACGGTATTTCGAGGCGACGTCGATGTGGACATCAACGATTATGCTGATGCCCCTGGCATGGTCCGGGGCGTAGAAGTGACGCTACCCTGCTTCAGTGTGATATACACCGTGTACGAGGACAACTACATCATTCTCGAGGCTTCTGCCTCAGCCGCCGTGGAAGTAGACGTAGACCTACTTTTTGATCGCTTTAGGTGGGCAGAGTTATCGCTTGGCTTCGCCAGCACCGGGGGTTCCTTGGACGAGGGAGTCTCTTCGGGGCTCTGGGAACTCAATGACGTCACACGCAACATGAACAAAGAGCTACAAGCTATCCAAGTACATGTGAATGTCCGCTCTGCGGAGGGCCGATTGCCCCTTCGGCAGCTCTTCGCTGTGTGGGACTTGGCGCTCCCGGTAGCTATCATTTCGGACCTTCGGTCGGTCGCCATGAAGAGAATTTCGCGTCCTGGAATCTCTCCAGTGCAGCGGAATCCCTTTCCTGACTTCTATTCGCGGGATTGCCTTGAAGATGTGGATAAGGAATCCTGGGCGAGCGCTGTAGCGCTCGTCGATCATGTTGTAGTTCGACACCACACACCTGAGCAAGGGACAATTGCGTTGAAGGTCAGGGGAGAAAAGACCAAAGAAGCAACGTTCTATGCAGAAGGATTTCGCCCCGTGATCATCTCCCGTGATTTTGAATCGATCTTGGGTGGTCTTCCCCTAGAAGAAGAATGGTCTATCGCAGCTATCCGGATATGAGCAGGGCATTGATTGCAGGCCTCAGCGACGCGATTCATCACACTCGAACCCGTGGGACTGCATTGTCCAAACGGAGCTAGCTCCATTTGGACCAAGACCGGGCACAAAACCCCAGGTCGCCCTCACCAACCACTCCCAAACGGAGCTAGCTCCATTTGCGCCCGATCGCCCCATAAAATCCCAGGTCGCGCATCGCCGCATTGTCCAAACGGAGCTAGCTCCATCTAGGCCTGCACGCCCAGGACGGCACGCACCGACGAAACCTCAACCCCCAACAACCCCGCGCACCAGGTACCCGCGCCGAATCTGCGCGCTGCGGATGAGCGCGGAGCACGCGGCCAGCACGGCGAACACCGCAAACGGCAGGCTCGGCCCGACGCGCGGCGTGATCCACGCGATCAGCGGCGAGATCCCGAACCCGATGTAGGTGGCCACGTAGTACAGCCCGATGACGCGGCCGCGTTTCTCGGGCGGGGTGTACTCGTCGACGTCGAGAAGCCCCTCGCGCAGGCACAGCCCGTACGCCAGCCCGAGCAGCGCGGTGGCAGCCAGGAACACGGCGGCGGAAGGCTGCGCCCCGCCAACCGCGATGAGTGCCATGCCGCCGGTCGCGCCGAGGGCCCCGACCACGCCTGCGCGCGGCCCCCACTGCCCGCGCCGCGCGAGCGCCTGCATGGCCAGCGCCACGCTAAAACCCAGCACCGCGGCTACGCCGGGCATGAATGCCGCGCCGATGGCAAAGTCGGTGCGCCCGGCCAGCACCACCATCGCCGTCGTGATTGAGGCGAAGACCCATATCCCCATCGGCACGGCAGTCGCGAGCGCCTTGGCCTCGCTGTGCGCGGGACGAGCCTCAGCCGTCTGCGTCACCGCAGGCGCGCCAACGTCGCGCATGCTAATCGACGCCACCATCACCCCCACAGCCATCACAATCGGCACCACGAACGGGACTTTGACCGCGTCCGCGGCCAGGTGGGCGACCACGCCGGAGGAGACCGGACCCAGCATGAATCCGGTGGTCAGGGCGATGCCCGCAGCGGTGGCACCACTGGCACCGCGGAGCCTGCCGGCCCAGGCAGTGCCAGCGCTGACGACTAGACCCACCCCAAGTCCGACGATGAAGCGGCCGAGGAGCAACCCGTGCCCGGGGATGCCCAGCATGAGGTAGACGTTGCCCGCGGCCGCGATGACGGTGCCCGCAATCACGGCGGGCCGTGACCCGAAGCGGTCGGCGACCCACCCGCCGATGAGCAGGCTGGGGAAGAGCCCAACCGCGTAGATGCCGTACGCGCTGTTGGCCAACACGGCGGAGACGTCGTGGTCGCGGCGCAGCAGCACCAGCACCGACGCGAAGTGGTTCGCCGACCACCCGGCGGTGATGAGGAACGCCAGGGTGAGCGCGTACGTGGCGCGCGTCATTAGTCCTCCCGGCGGCTTTCCGGCAGCAGGCGGGGCACGACCTTGCCCGTCGCGTTACGCGGAAGCTTGTCGATGAAGTTCACATCGCGGGGAATGGAGTGGTCGGCCAAGTTGGCGCGGACCCAGTCGCGCACGGCCTGGGCGGTCAGTCGCCTGCCGGCCTCGGAGCGTTCCGGCACGACCCAGACGGCGATGCGTTTGAAGGTGTCGGGGTCGTCGACGCCGCCGGAGTGCAGCTCGTCGACGCCGGGCATGCGCTCGAGGACCTCGGTTACGGACTGGGGGTGGACGTTTTCGCCGCCGACGATGATCATGTCGTCGTTACGGCTTAAGACGTGCAGGTAGCCGTGCTCGTCGAAGTAGCCGAGGTCGCCCATCTCCACGAGCCCGTCGATGGTCACCAGCGGGGTCTCCGGGTTGGTGTAGCCGCGAAGTGCCGTTTCGTTGTTAAGGAAGATGCGGCCGACTTCGCCTTGGGGGACCTCGTTGCCCTCGTCGTCGTAAAGCTTGAGCACTGTGCCCGGCGGGACGCGGCCGGCGACGGAGGCGTCGCTCGCCAGGAGTGCGGGGTCAGCGGCTGCGGCAAGCGCGAGCTCGGTCGAGCCGTAGATGTTGGCCAGAGTGGGGCCGAATCGCTCGTGCATGCGCTCGACGATCGCCGGGGTCAGCGCGTTGCCGGCGGAGCCGATGAACTTGAGGTGCGAGGTGTCGAATCGCTCGTTGTCGGGGATGTCCAGCATCTGCTTGAAGAAGATGGGGGAGGACATCAACCCGTCGCAGCGGTACTGCTGCAGCTGGCGGAAGACGTTTTCAGGGTCGAAGACGCGCTGGGTGACCACGGTGCCGCGCACGCCGAGCGTGATGTTGAGCGCCGACCAGCCCCAGGTGTGGAAGATGGACGCCGTCATCTGGATGGTGTGGCCGGAGCGAAACGGCATGGCCTCGAGGTAGCCGGCGACCACGAGCGGCATCTTCGGTTCCGGGCGCAAAATGCCCTTGGGGATACCGGAGGTGCCGGAAGACATGAGCACCATGTCGCCGTGCTTGGGGAACAGCGGCAGCTTTGGCAAGCCGCGCGTGCCGCGGGCGATGATGCCGGCCTGAGTCAGCTCGTCGCCGTGGTCGAGGGTGGTGTGCGCCCACACGCGCGTGACGTGCTCGATGCCTTCGGGGATGCGGTCGGCGAACTCGTCGTCGATGAACAGGATGTCAATGTTGTTTTCCGCGATAATCCCGGCGAGCTGCTCGGGGGAAGAGCCGATGTTGAGCAGGAAGATCGTGCCGCCGGTGTAGCCCTTTGCGGCAAGCGGCAGGATGATGCCGCGGCCGTTACGTGCCATGACACCGATGCGTAAAGCGTCGAGGCCCTTGTCCTGCTGGACTTGAAGGAGCCAGCGGCCGAGTGTGCGCGATTGATCGCGGAGTTGGCGGTAGGAGAGGAGCCCGTCGTCGTCGATAAGCGCGGTGCGCTCGGGCACTGCTGCTGCACCCTGCTCGACCTCGCGGGCGGTGGTGAAGTGGTAGCGCGCGAGGTTGGGTGCGAGGGCGAGCATGGCTTTCGGGCCGCCCTCGCCGCTGATGAGGCCGGCGCGGTTGGCGGCGCGCAGGAAGCGCACGGTGGAGCGCGCAGTGAACGCGACGCGGGAGGGGGTCAGCGCGGGTTTGTGCATGGCTGCAGTCCTTCTTTCCCGAAATTTGCGTACGGGCGATAAGTGTATCTGTTTAGTATTGCAAAACGTTCAGTAGTGTGACAATTGTGTACTCGTGTTAACTTGTGTTGTTAGGAGAGTATGACACGGGTAACGTTTCGCTGCGACCTTGGGATGATTACTCTGTACAAAATTCTTTCGCAACTGGGAGTACACGCACAATGACGAGCACACGCTTACGCACAACACTTGCCGCCATCTGCGCGGCCGTCCTCGCGGCACTCGGAGTCGTTGCCGCGCCAAGCGCGGGGGCGCAGCAGCGCAACATGGTGATCTTCGGTGACTCCGTCATCGCGGACCCGAGTGGCCCGCAGTGGGCGGCCGGCAAGCTTGGGCTCGACCCGCGCGGCTCATCCTCGGTGACCACGTGGTGCCCGACCTCGCCGACCAGCTGGGGCAAACAGGCCGCGGCCCGCCTCGGCCTGCCTGCCTGGGATTACTCCTGCACCGGCACCGTCTCGATCCAGAAGGGCCCGCAGTTTTCCTCGCAGGTCACCCGCGCCGTGCGCGACCGTGGGCTCAACCGCAATACCGCCCGCGTGATCATCTCCACCGGGTTCAACGACACCTACCACAATGACGGCCGCAATCGCGCCGCTTTCCGACGCGACTTTGTCGCCGCCATGGTGCCGCAGATCAACCGCATCCGCGCCGCCGCCCCGAACGCGCGCATCCAGATTGTGGGCTACCCCAAGATCACGCAGGGCGACAAGGTTTGCCTCTTCCATATCGCGCCGAACGTGTCGGATACGACCCCGTTCGCCGCGGTGCAGGAGTGGGAGGACTCCGCGCAGTGGGCCCAGGTGGACCTGGCACGCGCAACCGGCATTGAGTTTTTGGACTTGAAGCCTTCGACCTGGCACAACAACATGTGCGCGCCCGATAATAAGCGCATGTGGGCCGGCCTGGTGGACTTCTACGGCGGGCCGGGCAACCTGCCTATCCACGTCAACCAGCGCGGCCACGCGCACGTCGCCCGCGTTATCGCCGCATCCTAATTACGGACATGACCACCGCTGCGGCAGAGCACACCGCAGCGAAGCCGAAGAGATAGACGGCGACCATATTCGGCCCGCCTTCGCTGAACCAGTTCAAGCCCGCATTAGCGAGGACGATCAAGAACAAACCTGCGTTGATGCGGGCTGTGCGCTCGAGCCTGCGTTTCGGCCGCGCCGGGAGGCTGTGCGCGTAGCGCTTCGGATCGCCGAACTCTTCTTCCACGCTTGTGCCGTTTTCTGCGGCGAACGCATGTGCCTCCGCGATGGTCTCGCGGATCTCGCGCTCGTGGTACTCGCCGCGGGCCCGCAGCTCACCCGCGACCGTGGTGTCCCAGTCGCCACGGGGCGTGTGTTCTTCTGGGCCCTGTTTCTTCCACGGTAGGAAGAACGCCGCGGCCGCAAAGATGAGCGCGAGGATGAGGCCCCACTCGTTGCCGAACGGCAGGCCAAACTTGTCCAGCGCCATGATGGCCCACGCGCCGAGCAGGCTGATCGCCACGAGCGGGATAGCGGAGAGGGCACCGGCCTTCCACTTCGCCATGCGGGTGTAGAGATTCCAGTAGGTGGCCAGCGTGACGCTCAACCCGAACGCGAGGATCGCTGGGGTGACCACCATGCCGAGGGAGACATCGTCATTCCAGGTGACAACGGTGAGCCCGAGGGCGAAGCCAGCTGCGGCCACGAAGAAGATCCATGTAAGGCGTGGCGGGCGCGCCCTCTCTTCGCCAACGAATGGGTCTGTGCCTCCGTGCGCGAGCTCGTCGCGTACTTCGGCGGCGTGCTGCTCAGCCCACTCGTCGGCTGTGCCGAAAGCGGCCTCGGGGGTGAGTCCGTCGGCTTGCGCGTGCGTTTCGGCGTCACCTGCGGCACGTTCCGCGGCGTCGCGGGAAAAGCCGTGGTTGAGGGTCAGTACGAGGGTTGCGCGGTCGGTCCAACGGCTCATTTCGTGTCCTTTCGGGTAGCGGGGTCGTTAAAAAGCGAAGCACGGAGCTGGTCGAGCTGTGCGCTGTGGGTAGCGAGCTCAGCCTCGCCCTCGGCGGTAATCGCGTAGGTTTTTCGGCCCGGGCCGCTCTCGCTTTGGGTCCAGTGGGCCTGGATGAGTCCGGCGTCCTCGAGCTTGCCGAGCACGGGATAGAGGGAGCCGCCCTTTGGCCTGCCGAAGCCGAGCGACTCGAGCGATTGCGCGATGGCGTAGCCGTGCGCGGGGCCGTCGCGAAGGCGGCGCAGCACCGCGGTTGGCATGAACGCGCGGATCCACGGTTGGGGGAATGTCATGTACCTAAGTATGAAGCGTATCTAGATATGCGTCAAGAGTTGGTACGGTGGGGGAGTATGGCTGCACAAAAAGTTCAAGGAGTAATTGCCCGCGAGAAGGGCGCAGACGTCGAGGTCACCACCATCGTCATCCCCGAGCCGGGGCCCAACGATGTG is part of the Corynebacterium imitans genome and encodes:
- a CDS encoding MFS transporter, which encodes MTRATYALTLAFLITAGWSANHFASVLVLLRRDHDVSAVLANSAYGIYAVGLFPSLLIGGWVADRFGSRPAVIAGTVIAAAGNVYLMLGIPGHGLLLGRFIVGLGVGLVVSAGTAWAGRLRGASGATAAGIALTTGFMLGPVSSGVVAHLAADAVKVPFVVPIVMAVGVMVASISMRDVGAPAVTQTAEARPAHSEAKALATAVPMGIWVFASITTAMVVLAGRTDFAIGAAFMPGVAAVLGFSVALAMQALARRGQWGPRAGVVGALGATGGMALIAVGGAQPSAAVFLAATALLGLAYGLCLREGLLDVDEYTPPEKRGRVIGLYYVATYIGFGISPLIAWITPRVGPSLPFAVFAVLAACSALIRSAQIRRGYLVRGVVGG
- a CDS encoding DNA polymerase III subunit delta'; its protein translation is MNLPQFRSVAERLADAPNVREVILAAASAAREQLLIDGTRQDYAMTHSWLFTGPPGSGRSQAVLAFAAALVCTDPNEVGCGRCKGCRDALAGQHTDIVHVVPKELIIKTEYIREIVAQAARMPTVAPYRVLIIENADRLHPAAADALLKTVEEPPERTVIILLAPSTDPEDFSQTLRSRCRHLYIPSPSEAELVHILMQEEGATEHDARLAAATSLRHVGRARLLVRSPEIQQRRAQAINMAELIFQGAYAFQAVGSLIKATEKEAVDSYAEEDAAERAKLEQALGMGAKGKGAAKALRGAASSLKELEARQKARSTRRKRDVFDLVLVDLAGVYRDALVVQSGADVPLTHPDFEPLARELAERVPASDLVACLDAIAQCRARLHQSVTPAVAFNGMIGHLRVACGVR
- a CDS encoding PadR family transcriptional regulator — its product is MTFPQPWIRAFMPTAVLRRLRDGPAHGYAIAQSLESLGFGRPKGGSLYPVLGKLEDAGLIQAHWTQSESGPGRKTYAITAEGEAELATHSAQLDQLRASLFNDPATRKDTK
- a CDS encoding IS1249 family transposase, producing MPTQHRKRKHNRPLCPACEHTATKMGTTSSGTQRWRCTHCGHTFTNPNTAKTSAYRFSVFIDWITGQRPLDAVAAAHNVSRRTLIRWFTYFWFIIVPCKPDPYRVYDQLFIDGTYFHKKCLLVAATSEHVVAWHWCTRETAYDYAKLFDLIAEPLVVTTDGSGGAHKAIKQCWPNAAIQRCLVHVRRDTIKDTTRQPTLTAHKALLRLGNQLTHITTRDQAIDWALRLNRFHDLYGDWLKDRTYRNQVAPEEIPKRIRDNQQWWYTHPRARRAYRRFERLYQQGHLFVWLNPPHRTTTELKTTTNSLEGGVNAQLKHLARAHRGAFDEHQRIIMDWWLYLHTQHHDDPLALAIEQDFGHAGYAHARQAHMRERDQANSPDGRPKVYDTGIDTDFNPSWAIRHGWAGRS
- a CDS encoding GDSL-type esterase/lipase family protein — encoded protein: MTSTRLRTTLAAICAAVLAALGVVAAPSAGAQQRNMVIFGDSVIADPSGPQWAAGKLGLDPRGSSSVTTWCPTSPTSWGKQAAARLGLPAWDYSCTGTVSIQKGPQFSSQVTRAVRDRGLNRNTARVIISTGFNDTYHNDGRNRAAFRRDFVAAMVPQINRIRAAAPNARIQIVGYPKITQGDKVCLFHIAPNVSDTTPFAAVQEWEDSAQWAQVDLARATGIEFLDLKPSTWHNNMCAPDNKRMWAGLVDFYGGPGNLPIHVNQRGHAHVARVIAAS
- a CDS encoding AMP-binding protein, producing MHKPALTPSRVAFTARSTVRFLRAANRAGLISGEGGPKAMLALAPNLARYHFTTAREVEQGAAAVPERTALIDDDGLLSYRQLRDQSRTLGRWLLQVQQDKGLDALRIGVMARNGRGIILPLAAKGYTGGTIFLLNIGSSPEQLAGIIAENNIDILFIDDEFADRIPEGIEHVTRVWAHTTLDHGDELTQAGIIARGTRGLPKLPLFPKHGDMVLMSSGTSGIPKGILRPEPKMPLVVAGYLEAMPFRSGHTIQMTASIFHTWGWSALNITLGVRGTVVTQRVFDPENVFRQLQQYRCDGLMSSPIFFKQMLDIPDNERFDTSHLKFIGSAGNALTPAIVERMHERFGPTLANIYGSTELALAAAADPALLASDASVAGRVPPGTVLKLYDDEGNEVPQGEVGRIFLNNETALRGYTNPETPLVTIDGLVEMGDLGYFDEHGYLHVLSRNDDMIIVGGENVHPQSVTEVLERMPGVDELHSGGVDDPDTFKRIAVWVVPERSEAGRRLTAQAVRDWVRANLADHSIPRDVNFIDKLPRNATGKVVPRLLPESRRED